From Candidatus Eremiobacteraceae bacterium, the proteins below share one genomic window:
- a CDS encoding VOC family protein produces the protein MPIQLGHVGHFSLAVRNPKKTARWWVGTMGLRKEFEFSDGVVVGNDAVAIAFFKGVPRKDVVEHMSFHLSSMAALRAALAILRRKKVEMEDPGDEIGPEGPGSKNMGLWLRDPDGYRWELAVLAKPVKKPKRAKRKAK, from the coding sequence ATGCCGATCCAACTTGGGCACGTCGGTCATTTCAGCCTCGCGGTTCGCAATCCAAAGAAAACCGCACGCTGGTGGGTCGGCACGATGGGGCTGCGCAAAGAGTTCGAGTTCTCCGACGGAGTCGTCGTGGGAAACGACGCGGTTGCGATCGCCTTTTTCAAGGGCGTGCCGCGCAAAGACGTCGTAGAACACATGTCGTTTCACCTGTCGAGCATGGCTGCGCTGCGAGCGGCGCTTGCGATTTTGCGTCGCAAGAAAGTCGAAATGGAAGACCCAGGTGACGAAATCGGCCCCGAGGGGCCCGGATCAAAGAATATGGGGCTGTGGCTGCGCGATCCGGATGGCTATCGATGGGAGCTTGCGGTGCTCGCGAAGCCGGTGAAGAAACCGAAGCGCGCGAAGCGCAAAGCGAAATAG